DNA sequence from the Dunckerocampus dactyliophorus isolate RoL2022-P2 chromosome 4, RoL_Ddac_1.1, whole genome shotgun sequence genome:
AGCTTCCACTGTGTGCGATTCGTAGAGAAATGTGTGGCAACAATGCATCAGAGATACAAGTCAGTAAATATGAATAGACAGACAGAAAGATATAGAATACAATCTGCCAGAATGGACCCAATGTCTTCACGTGCACGTTTCTGTCCCAATAGCCAATCAACAATGggagttttttttcctgaaacagACAGCTGTTGGTAACCTCTGTGACCCTCATGTGCTAAACCTTTTCAGTCAAAGCAAAGAAGTCCAATGTCGTTCTTCGGAGCTGCTGTCTGCACAGCTGAGGCCTCATGTAGGCATCATATAGCCGAGCTCTGTTTGCACACTGAAGTCTGAAAACAGATGTCAGGGCGGAGGCTTGCTTCAACCCTTACTTCCTTCAATCCAtacatgtggaattgtgcaaTAGCTTCAATCTAAAGAGggaactgtactgtactgtatgtctgtgtgCACATTTACTTCTGAACATCCAACACAACCtcagtgtacagtattttttcaAGTATTTTCCTAAACATTAGCTTGTGGAGCATACGCTGATAATCAGCACATTTACTCACCCTACTTTGATGACCTTCAAAAGAAGTCCACGCACACATTTATTCCACCTTGCAATAAGACCTAGTGTCCCACCCGGTCACACTTTATTTAATAAAGTCCATAAGAAGCATGCGGTTCTTCCACTCGGAGTGTACAGAGATGACCCCTAACGAtgacagagaaagagagagcgtGAGATTATTATATGAAATCAAAGTAGTGAGTATTTGGATGCAAATACAAATCTGTATTCTTAAATGTGAATAGGATCATGTCTGGCATGCATtgttaaataaacaaatagatTGCCAAACAGTCTCTGGTCTGCGTGTCTTGTTTTGTGATGATGCTGAAAAGAATAATTGATCAACACTTTGTGCAATAAAGCCAGCCAAACAAGAAATTACCATCACTCACAAACCATTTCATTATGTACACCTGCACGATCTCATGACATCAAATACAAGATTGTGCATTATCAAGCTCATGTACTCTAATAGACGGACCagaagaccagatttgtcatttttcaagtttcgCAAAAACTAAGACtatgtgtgataaaaatgttgtggatttataacactggttgttgtaaataaacaggacattgGACAAGACAAATTAGCTTAAAGCTATATTGTGGGGGAGTCCCCCACAATATAGCTTtaagctaatttgtttctcCGGGTGATTCGTTGAATTCATGGCAGTCGTCTcttgcaatatcgcggttcgattagcgctccctcgctatatcgcagattttcagaaattaataaatgaattaatcatcgCTGATTTGTAGACTATTGTCTATTATTAGTGGgaatatattgaaatacaagtgatatgtagtattctggccactaggtggcaggaatgacacaaaacaatgagacattaccttaacactgcatgaagtcagccatggcatgtccgacatgatagagtgaaaacaagttctcctcccattctgtgtggaagtggtgagttttgggctttttaagtttagaacaaatacatttaaggCTTACTGGTTAGCTCCCTAGCTTATTAGCGCTCTAACTTGCTAGCTAGCCGTGGtcatctcgagtccctgcagcataagagttgcgcaatgtgattTAAACAATGAGTAATAggtgtgtgaaggtgactataggtgtgttatttcatgtctacagggctctaatgttaaaaagcctatTGAGAAAATTTTAACAACTGTTTGACAGTTTATACTGTTAAAATGtgtcttaaaacattgcctgtatagTTGATGCTAGACAGATTAATTGCAGATGAATAATAACAGATTATTTTACAGATGAATTCGATTTCCATTGTTCCAAATGGGAAAATGTGTTCGGAATTGCAAACAAATCAGGGGTTCCCTTGTGTTGCAGTGGGCATACTTGATTCTCTCAGCCTTGGCACAGTCCTGGCGGTGGTAATGTAACACAAGCgacaacatacaaacaaatGTGATCCTGTCTGAGACACTAGTAGCAGCTCTGCACTACAAACTGCACATAACTACACACACAGAGAAGCAGAGGCATGTCAAAAAGGAACACAGtgtcctgacacacacacacacacacactattacaTGACCAGACAGGATGTCAACAAGCAACTTGTCCACAACACAATTGTCTTTGCAACCCATATGTGTAACTCATAACTCCTGcacttggtgaaaaaaaaaagagggaaaagGGCAGTTCGGTGTTGGGAGGAgcgcctcctcttccagtgaaATGTTGACAGCTTTGGGGAAACAAGAGAAGCGGGAAGGGAAGGAGGCCGGCTTGGACACAAATTTCAAACTGTTTTTCCTAGAAGTGGGGCCAGGAGTAAAGGAAATGGGGTGTGGCTTAAACTGGAGCAGTTCTGAAAGGGAAGTGTCTCTAACATTTTGGTGACATTCACAATAATCTGATGATCTTTCCAAATACTAACTTCATTGCACTGTTATATCAACTGCCTGAAGTGTCATTAGTGTTTATCTAAGTTGTGTCCCATCCGCGGCAATCGAAGACATACCAAATGTGTGCACACAATCCTTGCACTTCCAAGGGGGGTTTCTACGAATGCCGACCCCATGAAGGAACCACCCACTGTGTTTTGTTACGACTGCATTGCAGCACCCTACACCCCGCTTCCTCACTGTGACCTACATATATATGAGACCTTGGATGCATGTTTTGTCTGTCCCAAAACAAGCCCAACATGTGTCACCAGTGTGCAGTCACAGCAACTTGTGCTCATATCATGaatgcaacatacagtatattgtgttaTGTGACACAAGCCTGAACCTACTGAGTGTGCAAAGCAATTGCAGGTCTCTGCACAATCGTTTATACGATGAGTTATACCGACAATCTACACCGTGTGCTAATTCTTGTTAATACTTGGTGGTACTCACAAGGTTTTATGAAGGCCTTCATTTTTCTGccatatttttcaactattAGTCTGAATGTACTCCCTTCAGAAAGCTTGAGATTGCAAAGGTAGAGTAGGCAATCCGGAGAAGGACTGGAAAACATGAGCGATGTTCTGCTATGCATACAAACAAGACAACATTGTGGGGTACATGCTGACCTCATGCACAGTGTCAGGCCACTGTGTGTTGCCATCAGAAGGTTCAGCGTCGCCGTGAGGACAGAGAACCTAATTTAGGATGAGCCCATGATTGTGAAAGCAGTGCATGAAGCTGTCCTCAGATACAATATATTATGGGCCACAGCAACTGGTTTGGATTACATTTGAAACATCAAAACATACTGTCACACATTTCCGTGTCAAACACTGAATGATGAGCTTGTGTCTCAGTATAGCTGCTTAGGGTGTGAAGCAATCGATGATGCCTATAACACAAGCCCGATATATGGAATGTGAGGCAGTAAGTGAGGTCATGTAGCCTATACCCACAGGGTGATGGCGCACTCAACTCCGCTATTGTACTTGATAGGAATCACGACATAACATCGTAACCCCATGACTCCATCATAACATGGTTGATACAGCATACACTATAGTCAATCCCAGAAACCGACAACACTGCTTAATACATCACAACACATCATAGCAACCCCAGATACCACTACTTGCAATAGATCACAGCATATCAGAGCAACCCCAAGAAACCACTACGTGCTTattaatacatcacagcatatcatagcaacccTCAGAAATATGGCTGATACATTAGAACTTATCATAGTATGTGCCAGATATCATTCTTGTCTTGGTTAATACATtctgacataataataatagcaaccCCCGGATTCCACAATGGTTTTTGCATAACAACATACAATAGATATCGGCATATGCCAGTATACGGTATAACGCTTATGAATACATTACAGCATATCATGGCAAACCCAACATTTCAAGGTAACATGGTTGATACCTCATAACATCACTACAACACTGGGTAACTATGTTACCATAGCATGGTTGATACATTACAACGTATGACCACATACTCACAAAACCATGATGCTCTCTGCTGTACAACTAACACAGTTAATTTTTAAGGTATGTAGTTATTTCATATGTATTCTATGTAATAGTTactgtgtttatgttgtgtatAACAAAATACATTATTCGACTTCTCATCTATGAATACTATTTAGTTGCACTAGAAGGTAAGCTAATGATCAACGTTGGTTTCACTGATAATATTATTTATCTTACATATGTTTTGATCACTAAGACAATGTATTGTTGCTTGCtagatatttatttatataaataaatgtgttacgTTGATTTGCACTTTCAACTCAATTTATCAGTCAACAtttgtccatgaatgcatcatcGACGAAGCCCGGCCCCTCCTTCACCAACCCCATCTTCTGATTGGCTACACGGTTCGTCGCTCACTTCCGTGTAGTGGCAATTCCCTAAAAAAACTCCTCACGTTTCCTGCGGGCCAATGGGCGCCCTGAATCACGATGACATACTGGGATTCCGCGAAACTGTTTCTTGGGAGTGTGAGGACAGAGAAGTGCTCTCGCTCTCAGGGTAAGAGGACAAGTTGACACATATGTGAAGACAGAAATGGATCCATTCGCTTAGCCGCTAGACGTGTTGTTATTGTCGAAGCCGGGAGAAAGAAGAAGACGGAGGTCTAAACAGGCGTCTCTTTCCTGCTGAGGTGCTTTTTTAATTAGTCCGCCCTGCTGTCTTTGCGGGACAGTCACATTGAAGACGACACGTGTGTGGACAATTGAGCACATGTCTCCTGGCAGCACCTCACTCGGATCCACTACTCTTTTATAATAGTTTGCAACACTTGTCTATACATTCTACTCACGTTTGTGCATCCAGCTGCGATCATGTCCGAGGTCTCTGCAGACCTTGTCCCCACACGACCACCGCCACCGGAAGCATTCAAAGAGAACCAGGAGAGCAGAACTTTGCTTATGGTGGCGATGATTTTGTTGGACTTGAACAAAAGCAGCCCTGACGCTGTGAGTGCGGCGGCTGAATCGCCAGAAAAGCCCGAGAGGGGCTGTCGCCGGTCGGCCACGGTGGAGGGAGAGGGCACGGTGGCCCCTACGCAGAACCGGAACAAAAGGAGGGCGGAGGAGTCCACTGAGAAGAGGCACTGCTGCCCTTTTACCGGCTGCGGGAAAATGTACGGAAAGTCCTCCCACCTCAAAGCCCACCTCAGGGTGCATACCGGTAAGGGGTCTTCCTTACTTCCGTGTTGTTTAACGCTCAAGTTGACGTCACTGACGTCATTATGTCATGATATAAAGGCTGTTGCCATGTTGTGATTCGTGACACGAGTGGGTCCTGCAAAtcaataactaataataggaACCTCGTGGGGGGTGTAAACTGCAGCGGGCCAGTGGGAagaggtggtgtgtgtgtggtgcccaCGCTACAATCTGGGAACACCACGTGCCCACGCCCATATTTGCAGTGCAAGTTAAAATCAAGTGTGATCGTTAAGTAGGTACCCTCTGGGTGGTGTCATCCACGTCGTGACAGCCAGGCTGCCATTAAAGCGTCACGATAACATGAAATGAACTCGGTAGGTCACTGCGACACTGCTGTGATCCTCCCCGTACATGCTATCTTGAGTCGCTACTTCCGTATACATCATCCGCCCCGCCTTCCCCTCCACTCACGCATTGTTGTAAACAAGAGGAAACACGTGGTCGAGTGTAGCACGTGGCAGGGGAGGAAGGTTAGGAGGAGTCAGGTTAcatgcctttttcttttttttatgcacGTCGCCGTTACCATGACTCACTTGTTCTCAGTCAATGTGTTCTGATTTTGTTCCTAGAAAACGTGCACGTCCACCTCCCCAAAATGGTGTTTGTGAACTGAAAGAGAACACACTGTGTGCACTTTGTCTTTGTGTGAATTGCTACACAGTTTATTTTTATATGCCCCTCGGCCATGACTTTTAAGGGACCAAGAAACAAGATAACAGAAGATACTGAGTTATCAAAATTAGGCTGAAGGCACATTTAAAAACGTCTTGTTTTTCTTGGAGATACAACACCACGTCTACAGGATACTGCTCACATTTTCATTGAGCAACAACATACATATCCTAGCAACCCTTAGATACCATGATAATGCTGGTTAATAAATACGTCACAACATACAGCAACCCTTGGATGACACCATAATACACTTAATACATCATAACAAGTCATATGGACCCTTTGATACCACTATAACACAGGagaatacatcacagcatatcatagcaacccCTACATCCCACTACAGCATACGGTGCTATTGGTttatacatcacagcatatcacagCAACCACCAAACATCACAATAATTGTTGCTAGTTAATGTATCACATGACATCATATGAACACTGGTTGATACATCACAACATGTCATAGTAATCCCCAGATGGGACCATAACACAGGTAATACATCAGAATGCATCCTAGCAACCCTTAAGCCCAGGTCACAACCGGATGTACGATTTTTTTTGGCCGTGCGATCATAACACATCATAACAACCCTTGATGCCATCATACCACGGATAATACATTACAGCATATTATAGTGACTCCAAATATCACTATAAGAGTGTGATACATCACAACATATCATAATACACCCCATTCATGGGGGGCATATGGTCACTCCACACGTGGCGTGGATGACTCTTAACATTGAGCATAAATAGATAGTATAAAATATAATGTATTAATGTAATCCAAACACTTCCTCAGGTGAGCGCCCGTTTGAGTGCACCTGGCCGGCGTGTGACAAGAAGTTCTCCCGATCGGACGAGCTGACCCGCCACTACCGCACACACACGGGCGAGAAGCGTTTCACGTGTCCCATGTGCGACAAGTGCTTCATGAGGAGCGACCACCTGACTAAACACGCCCGTCGCCATGCCGGCTTCCATCCCAGCATGCTCCAGGGCTCCAGCGTGGCCAAGAGACGCCGCTGCTCTATCTCCATGTCGTCGTCAGACTCCGGAGACCAAAGCCCTCCGGGTGTGTGAGACACACCCACGCCCTGTATATAGCGATAGATGCATATGCAGTTGATGCAGAGGCAAACACACATGGACTTGCCTGCTTGTGTGCTGCACACAGCCCGCTATCACAGAGTTTACATTGCGCAACACTCTGTGCTTCCATTCTTTACAATGTGACAGGtatttattcaatatttttttcagcGTCTGTCAAACAGGTTGAGTTTTATCATTTCTAATtagtttgttttgtatttttaaataacatgCCATACAACAGTTTTCAGGGTATGTAGTGTCAATAGCACTATATTAACATGTTCGCTAAACATAAGTCAGCAccactacagtatatgagtgAGATACGACTATTATTCACACAACTTGTACAGTTAAGATAATGCATATAGTACATTAGAGGAGTATTATAGTGTACATAAAGAGAAGATtgattattagttattaaaGAGAAAGGAAACAAGAACTCCAGAGTTAGGATTGCCTAGGTTAGGTGAGCCTATAGCTAGTAAAAACTACAAATGCTTAATCAATGCACCAAAATATCTTGAATATACTTtgataataaatacaatgaTACACAAGCAAACCTCATGCCAAATGATAGTTCTGATCCATGTTGTGAATAACAGCATCATCACAGGTcaagcaaaaatgtattatttgcttgatttaaatgtaaaaGAATCCACAGGGAGGTCCGTGCCTTCTGGAGGGTTTCTTCTCACCCCTGCCTGAATgagttattttaatattatattattaacacTGATATTCAGCACTGTAAAGTGAATATTAGTGGCTGTCTCAGACCAACAGTGCCAGCCAGCTACTGTACTCTTGTCTCTCATGGTGTACTTTGCGTTGTCAGGGATGTCTCGTTCATGTTTGCACCCCCTAGTGGTGATGTGGAAGCAGACCTGATTGTGTTGTGTGGCCGGGGATTCCTTATAGTTCATCAGTCAATTCCATCTTGTagcatatttttatgtatttgtttggtACACTGTGTTTTTCGTGTGTCTGGTTATCTTTTATATAATTAAGAGGGTTTACTAGTCCACTACACGAGCCAGAAATCTTGTCGCGTTTTACATAATAAAGCCACTCAATGCATTCAGATGGTCCAAAAAACAGACGATAAGCTCTTAGGACATACATGAAAGAGAGGAATGCGTTCTTTTTTTAATCGTGCATTATGACAACTGTGATAAAATGTTGGTGCCTTTCAGGTTGAAGCTCGTATGATGCTCCTGTACTGTAATGAGGGTCTGCACTGTAGACCTTATATTACTGCAAGACATAGCATTGTAATAATTAATGctcaaacattttaacattaaaatgATTGTTCTTCATAACCCTGCCTTAATTCTTACACATAcacctgccacaaatagattcaGCGTACCgtgggaaaataaaataacagaaaCTTATataatgcaaaaacaaaacccacTAGTACTGTGATATGACTTTTGAAAAAACAGTTCATGTTGCCAACTGTACACTTGGAATTAGGTTTCATATGTAAAAGCATGAActtcctgttttattttgaaaggtaaTAGTTTTAAACGTAAGACATTACCAAACCCGTATGTGTGGAAATAACAGCATTTGTTTTGGATATATGCCACAGCGCGATTGTGTTATTGAAAAAAGTCGCGCGATAAACATTATCCAGGATTAATTGTCTAAACTTAATCTAGGATAGtattatccaattaatttgcAACACATGGCTTTATAAACATAATCACCAGTGTATCTGTGGAGTTGGTAATGTGTGGTTTAGCACCAGTTAGCATCAATTAGCATTTGATAAAGTGATTGGACAGTGGTTCTATGTCGATAACACACACAAGTTTATAGAAcaaaggtttcacaaatcagAAACTGTGGTTTCATGAACCTTTGGGGTCTCTAGATTAATCCAGTCCAGATTTGAGAGGTCTAGGTctagtggttttcaaagtggaccagGTCTAATATAGGTTAGATGTACCGGACAAATGTACCGGTACCTTTATtgatttttcacaaaaagaataaaggtttcacaaaaataGTGGGTGCCAGGCAAAGGTAATGTCTTacttaaaatgttttcacatcaaAAAGCGTCACAAAAAACAGACGATCAGTGGACAAACAGTCACACTGGATATTAGGTTAAAACCACTCTAAATGGAATTGGAGCCTGGCTAATCAGAAGCTAACTTTAGCGTCGTCACTAGTTAGTCTTTGCTATTATGTCACTATGTCGTCATTCTGTGTGACAGAGACAAGGGAATCGACTCGGCAAGCTGCATGCAGCCTTCAGATAAGGTAGCATTTGAAGCACATGCATCTTTTTGCAGCTGTTCCGAGTCAGGCGGCCATTTTGTTTTGGCCCTCATGTTTTGTTTCCCTCTGAAGAGATTGTACAGTTGTTAGTGATGTGCTCTGCCAC
Encoded proteins:
- the klf9 gene encoding Krueppel-like factor 9, whose translation is MSEVSADLVPTRPPPPEAFKENQESRTLLMVAMILLDLNKSSPDAVSAAAESPEKPERGCRRSATVEGEGTVAPTQNRNKRRAEESTEKRHCCPFTGCGKMYGKSSHLKAHLRVHTGERPFECTWPACDKKFSRSDELTRHYRTHTGEKRFTCPMCDKCFMRSDHLTKHARRHAGFHPSMLQGSSVAKRRRCSISMSSSDSGDQSPPGV